The Bdellovibrio sp. ArHS genome has a window encoding:
- the coaBC gene encoding bifunctional phosphopantothenoylcysteine decarboxylase/phosphopantothenate--cysteine ligase CoaBC: MSKSKVLFIMTGSIACYKACHVVSRLVQANCDVQVVATPSALKFVGNATLEGLTGNPVISDMYSAGNVMDHIHLMRWADVVLVAPATASFINKAAQGVGDDLVQTLFLAHDFKKPFLIAPAMNTSMYKHPVTQKSLDILKGLGLQILETASGILACGEEGWGKLLEPDLILKFTLDALQHKNVSEPSEAKSFKSVAKVKVLVTAGGTQEPIDTVRVISNLSSGRTGVTIAEDLTHMGFDVTLLQAHGSAKAEHVTRRDFFTSFASLDEKMKNYLSSEEFTHVIHAAAVSDYSIDSIEVNGVKHRPFEVKKVSSEADHLNIHLKRNHKIVDRLKDYSKNKNLQVIAFKLTSHATAEEKQKAVLKLFQGSRADYVVHNDMTDIDIVNRTHKFTLHSPERAVVCENLERLSSELIHALMPKETL; the protein is encoded by the coding sequence ATGTCGAAATCTAAAGTCTTGTTCATTATGACCGGCTCCATCGCTTGTTACAAAGCCTGCCATGTGGTTTCACGACTGGTGCAGGCCAACTGCGACGTTCAAGTTGTTGCGACCCCTTCTGCGTTGAAATTTGTTGGCAATGCCACCCTGGAAGGACTGACGGGAAATCCTGTCATCAGCGATATGTATTCCGCAGGAAACGTCATGGACCATATTCACCTGATGAGATGGGCCGACGTTGTTTTGGTGGCACCAGCAACCGCAAGCTTTATTAACAAAGCGGCTCAAGGTGTGGGCGACGATTTGGTGCAAACACTTTTCCTGGCTCACGACTTTAAAAAGCCTTTTCTGATCGCCCCCGCCATGAACACCAGCATGTATAAACATCCGGTCACGCAAAAGTCTTTAGACATCTTAAAGGGTTTGGGCCTGCAAATTCTTGAGACTGCCTCCGGAATTCTTGCCTGTGGCGAAGAAGGCTGGGGAAAACTGCTTGAACCTGATTTGATTTTGAAATTCACCTTGGACGCTCTTCAACATAAAAATGTTTCGGAGCCCTCAGAGGCGAAAAGTTTCAAGAGCGTGGCCAAGGTCAAGGTTCTGGTCACCGCCGGCGGAACTCAGGAACCTATCGATACCGTTCGCGTTATCAGCAACCTGAGTTCGGGCAGAACCGGTGTCACTATTGCCGAAGACCTTACACACATGGGATTTGATGTGACCTTGCTTCAAGCCCATGGATCTGCGAAAGCCGAACATGTCACTCGCCGCGACTTTTTTACAAGTTTCGCAAGCCTTGACGAGAAAATGAAAAACTATCTTTCTTCTGAAGAGTTCACTCATGTGATTCACGCAGCCGCGGTCAGCGACTACTCTATCGATAGCATCGAGGTGAATGGCGTCAAGCATCGTCCTTTTGAAGTGAAGAAAGTCAGTTCGGAGGCCGATCATTTGAACATCCATCTTAAACGCAATCATAAAATAGTCGATCGTCTGAAAGACTATTCCAAGAACAAAAACCTTCAAGTGATTGCCTTTAAGTTAACCAGCCACGCAACGGCCGAGGAAAAACAAAAAGCGGTCCTTAAGTTGTTTCAAGGATCGCGGGCTGACTACGTCGTACACAACGACATGACGGATATTGATATCGTGAATAGAACGCACAAGTTTACATTGCACTCCCCTGAAAGAGCCGTGGTCTGCGAAAACCTGGAAAGACTTTCCAGTGAGCTGATTCATGCTCTGATGCCTAAGGAAACTCTATGA
- the panC gene encoding pantoate--beta-alanine ligase: protein MSEVLRSPDEMKAWRKKRAGTVGFVPTMGALHAGHEELIKRARKENDLVVLSIFVNPTQFNDPNDLQKYPKTWDQDFAMAEMNGVDAIFYPNYEEMYPDKYRYKISESDYSRLLDGAHRPGHFDGVLSVVMKLFQLVSPTKAYFGEKDFQQLTLIRGMVEAFFMDLEVVPVATVREQDGVAMSSRNTRLSAAERKMAPAIYKAITESSTASEAAEKLQAQGFAVDYVTDIGSRRFVAAKLGEVRLIDNVEI, encoded by the coding sequence ATGAGTGAAGTTCTGCGCTCTCCGGATGAAATGAAGGCCTGGCGAAAGAAACGCGCCGGAACCGTGGGTTTTGTACCGACGATGGGAGCTTTGCACGCCGGTCATGAAGAACTTATCAAACGGGCCCGCAAAGAAAATGACCTGGTGGTTCTATCCATCTTCGTGAATCCCACACAGTTTAACGATCCCAATGATCTGCAAAAGTATCCGAAAACCTGGGACCAAGATTTTGCCATGGCCGAAATGAATGGTGTGGATGCGATCTTTTATCCCAATTATGAAGAGATGTATCCGGACAAGTATCGCTATAAAATTTCAGAAAGCGATTACTCGCGACTCTTGGACGGCGCTCATCGTCCGGGACATTTTGACGGCGTACTATCTGTCGTTATGAAACTGTTTCAACTAGTGAGTCCCACAAAAGCTTACTTTGGCGAAAAGGACTTTCAGCAGTTGACGTTGATTCGCGGTATGGTTGAGGCCTTTTTTATGGATTTGGAAGTCGTCCCGGTGGCAACCGTACGCGAACAAGATGGCGTGGCCATGAGCTCCCGAAACACACGCCTGAGCGCAGCTGAAAGAAAAATGGCCCCAGCGATTTATAAAGCTATCACTGAAAGTTCCACAGCGTCCGAGGCCGCGGAAAAACTTCAAGCCCAGGGTTTTGCCGTCGACTATGTGACTGACATCGGTTCGCGCCGCTTTGTCGCGGCCAAATTGGGTGAAGTGAGGTTGATTGACAATGTCGAAATCTAA
- the panB gene encoding 3-methyl-2-oxobutanoate hydroxymethyltransferase, producing MKTILDFQEKKAKKEKISMVTCYDYTFARLLAESDVDCLLVGDSLAMTMHGHKTTLNASVNLMALHTAAVVRGAGDKFVVGDLPFMSYRKSLTANMSAAEKIMKAGAHAIKLEGASGNIELVRHLVDSGVPVMGHLGLTPQSVNQLGGFKVQGRDEKAQKKIKEQALQLQEAGAFSVVLECVPSKLAKEISLALEIPTIGIGGGPDCDGQVLVLQDMLGMTPGFKPKFLKQYLNGFETFTKAFNAYHQEVVEGKFPTEKESYS from the coding sequence ATGAAAACGATTTTAGACTTCCAAGAAAAGAAAGCAAAAAAAGAAAAGATCTCGATGGTCACCTGTTACGATTATACTTTTGCGCGCCTTCTTGCCGAAAGTGACGTGGATTGCCTTTTGGTCGGTGACTCCTTAGCGATGACCATGCATGGACATAAAACCACGCTGAATGCCTCGGTAAATCTGATGGCCTTGCATACTGCAGCGGTGGTGCGTGGCGCGGGCGATAAATTTGTCGTCGGCGACCTTCCTTTTATGAGCTATCGCAAAAGTCTGACGGCAAATATGTCCGCCGCAGAAAAAATCATGAAGGCCGGAGCCCACGCCATTAAACTGGAAGGGGCCTCTGGCAACATCGAACTGGTTCGTCATCTTGTTGACTCGGGCGTTCCTGTCATGGGTCATTTGGGTCTGACTCCTCAATCCGTAAACCAACTGGGTGGCTTTAAAGTTCAAGGCCGCGACGAAAAAGCACAGAAGAAAATCAAAGAACAAGCCTTACAACTGCAAGAGGCCGGCGCGTTTTCAGTGGTCCTAGAATGTGTCCCGTCAAAACTAGCCAAAGAAATTTCACTCGCTTTGGAAATTCCCACCATCGGCATCGGCGGAGGCCCTGACTGTGACGGACAGGTCCTGGTTCTACAAGATATGCTCGGTATGACCCCAGGATTTAAACCCAAATTTCTAAAACAATATCTGAACGGTTTTGAGACTTTCACGAAGGCCTTTAATGCCTATCATCAGGAAGTCGTTGAAGGAAAATTTCCGACCGAGAAAGAGAGCTATTCATGA
- a CDS encoding DUF2520 domain-containing protein, giving the protein MKATNTHSYLIIGSGRVARHLGYYLHLLDQHFETWDRSQDPHALGRKVAKASHVLLALSDSALLGFFRQHLAGHDKTVVHFSGAHHFDGMIAAHPLMTFGPELYDLEFYKKIHFVVTGAATLQEALPVFTNPFSVLSAQEKSLYHAYCVLGGNFVTLLISKMLQGFSEMGIPAEAASLYLEKVLANTVNNPAQALTGPLVRKDIETVKANLQALSQDSYRPIYEAFLKTHWPEYPRK; this is encoded by the coding sequence ATGAAGGCGACGAACACTCATTCTTATTTAATTATTGGCTCTGGGCGCGTCGCCCGACACCTCGGCTATTATCTTCACTTACTTGATCAACATTTTGAAACTTGGGATCGCTCGCAAGATCCCCACGCTTTAGGCCGTAAGGTGGCAAAAGCCTCGCATGTTCTGCTGGCTCTTAGTGATTCGGCCCTCTTAGGTTTTTTTCGGCAGCATCTGGCGGGTCACGACAAGACAGTAGTGCACTTTTCCGGGGCCCATCATTTTGACGGGATGATTGCAGCACATCCGCTGATGACCTTCGGTCCCGAACTTTACGATTTAGAGTTCTATAAAAAAATCCATTTTGTCGTTACGGGGGCTGCCACTCTTCAAGAGGCCCTTCCCGTGTTCACAAATCCTTTTTCAGTTCTTTCCGCCCAGGAAAAATCCCTGTACCACGCTTACTGCGTTCTAGGCGGCAACTTTGTAACTCTGCTGATAAGTAAAATGCTGCAAGGATTTTCTGAAATGGGCATTCCTGCAGAAGCCGCCTCTCTTTATCTTGAAAAAGTTTTGGCCAATACAGTTAACAATCCTGCGCAGGCGTTAACGGGGCCTTTAGTCAGAAAAGACATAGAAACTGTGAAGGCAAATCTTCAGGCGCTTTCCCAGGATTCTTATCGGCCTATCTATGAAGCCTTTTTAAAAACACACTGGCCTGAATATCCGCGAAAGTAG
- a CDS encoding SDR family NAD(P)-dependent oxidoreductase → MKKIAIVTGANRGLGLATSEALAQRGFKVVMAMRNPDKAQKQVNAFKMKDLDVVPLKLDLSQEKSINEFVEVIRKEFGFVDVLVNNAGILIDSEDGGNSSLFKTKSATIQKTFTTNTLGPFLLTQKIFPLMQQEGYGRIVNVSSGMAQLSVPQNASASYRISKTALNMVTNLFASEVQGADICVNSVSPGWVRTDMGGPHADRTIEQGIKGIVWAATLPKGGPNGGFFRDSAPLPW, encoded by the coding sequence ATGAAAAAAATAGCCATCGTTACCGGAGCAAATCGTGGTTTGGGTCTCGCAACAAGCGAGGCTCTGGCGCAAAGAGGTTTCAAAGTTGTGATGGCCATGAGGAATCCTGACAAGGCCCAAAAGCAGGTCAATGCCTTCAAAATGAAGGACCTGGATGTGGTGCCGCTGAAGCTGGATCTGTCTCAGGAAAAAAGTATCAATGAATTCGTTGAGGTTATCCGCAAAGAATTTGGATTTGTGGATGTCCTTGTGAATAACGCGGGAATTCTGATCGATAGCGAAGACGGCGGAAATTCATCTTTGTTCAAAACAAAATCCGCCACGATCCAAAAAACATTTACGACGAACACCTTGGGCCCGTTTCTGCTGACGCAAAAGATTTTTCCGCTAATGCAGCAAGAAGGCTACGGACGTATCGTCAATGTCTCTAGTGGAATGGCGCAGTTGTCCGTTCCGCAAAATGCCTCGGCCTCTTATCGCATTTCCAAAACCGCTTTGAATATGGTGACAAATCTTTTTGCTTCGGAAGTTCAAGGCGCTGACATCTGCGTGAACTCAGTTTCTCCGGGTTGGGTGCGCACCGATATGGGCGGACCCCATGCCGATCGCACAATTGAACAGGGAATCAAAGGCATCGTCTGGGCTGCAACCTTACCCAAAGGCGGCCCCAACGGCGGCTTCTTCCGCGACAGCGCCCCCCTGCCTTGGTAA
- a CDS encoding HAD-IG family 5'-nucleotidase: protein MPGKVFVNRTLNLKKIRYIGVDMDHTLVRYNSENFERLSHTTMIEKLIKRGYPDTLRKLTFDYNYAIRGLVIDRKMGNLLKLNRYTAIRASYHGLKPLDFKSHQKLYKSTYIDLSNSDYLAVDTSFSISLANLIAQIVELKDTDLANKYPEYSQIADDVLDALDEAHRDGSLKDVVKKNLDHYIIKDPALVAGLEKFRRHGKKIFVLTNSDFHYTKLLLDYAIQPFLKEHKSWQDLFEFVITFASKPKFFYESQKYLRVNPEDGTMTNMEGKLTPGIYQGGNAKKFTADLELAGDDILYIGDHIYGDILRLKKDCNWRTAMVIEELDEEVNNNKKAEPLNQEIEILMKKKEPLEDELTDLMTRKIEKAANINEAQIDGLQKTISEIDAQISQLIKKQQAMYNGNWGQLMRAGNEESYFAYQLDRYACVYMEKLGDLLDLSPRTYFRAPRRPLAHEIY from the coding sequence ATGCCAGGAAAAGTATTTGTTAATAGAACTTTGAATCTGAAAAAGATTCGTTACATCGGCGTCGATATGGACCATACATTGGTTCGTTATAACAGTGAAAACTTCGAGCGCCTTTCTCACACCACGATGATCGAAAAGCTGATCAAGCGCGGCTACCCGGACACTTTGCGAAAGCTGACGTTCGATTACAACTATGCGATCCGCGGCTTGGTGATCGACCGCAAGATGGGAAATCTTTTGAAGTTGAATCGTTATACCGCGATTCGCGCCAGTTATCATGGCCTGAAACCCTTGGATTTCAAAAGCCATCAAAAACTTTACAAATCCACCTATATCGATTTAAGCAACTCGGACTATTTGGCTGTGGATACATCTTTTTCGATCTCTTTGGCGAATTTGATCGCGCAAATTGTTGAGCTGAAAGACACGGATTTGGCCAACAAGTATCCAGAATACTCGCAAATCGCGGATGATGTGCTGGACGCTTTGGACGAAGCTCATCGCGATGGTTCTTTGAAAGATGTCGTAAAAAAGAATCTTGATCACTACATCATCAAAGACCCGGCCCTTGTTGCCGGACTGGAAAAATTCCGCCGTCACGGAAAGAAAATCTTCGTTCTGACCAACTCGGACTTTCATTACACGAAGCTTCTGCTCGACTATGCGATTCAACCGTTTTTGAAAGAGCATAAATCCTGGCAGGATCTGTTCGAGTTCGTGATCACTTTTGCGTCTAAGCCCAAGTTCTTCTATGAAAGTCAGAAGTATCTTCGTGTAAATCCCGAAGACGGCACGATGACCAACATGGAAGGGAAGCTAACGCCGGGGATTTACCAGGGCGGGAATGCCAAAAAGTTCACCGCTGACCTGGAACTTGCCGGAGACGATATCCTTTATATCGGCGACCATATCTATGGCGACATCCTTCGCTTGAAAAAGGACTGTAACTGGAGAACAGCGATGGTCATCGAAGAACTCGATGAGGAAGTGAACAATAATAAAAAGGCTGAACCTTTGAATCAGGAAATTGAAATTCTGATGAAGAAGAAAGAGCCTTTGGAAGACGAGTTGACGGACTTGATGACTCGTAAAATTGAAAAAGCCGCTAACATCAACGAGGCGCAAATCGATGGTCTGCAAAAAACCATTTCAGAGATTGATGCGCAAATCAGCCAGCTGATCAAAAAGCAGCAGGCGATGTACAACGGAAACTGGGGACAACTGATGAGAGCCGGCAACGAAGAAAGTTACTTCGCTTACCAGCTTGATCGATATGCCTGCGTTTACATGGAAAAGTTGGGAGACCTCTTGGATCTTTCTCCTCGAACTTACTTCCGCGCCCCGCGCCGACCGCTAGCTCACGAAATCTATTAG
- a CDS encoding rhodanese-like domain-containing protein — protein MTVKFVNFESKTENPHYEGVYDIAPAELQQRMADVKLVDVRQPEEFVGELGHVPGAELVVLNTLPDQLENLPKDQTVVFICRSGGRSAQATAFAKMNGLTHVYNMQGGMLLWNHLQLPVER, from the coding sequence GTGACAGTGAAGTTTGTTAACTTCGAATCAAAAACTGAAAATCCTCATTATGAGGGAGTCTACGACATCGCCCCGGCTGAACTTCAGCAACGGATGGCCGATGTGAAGCTTGTGGATGTTCGTCAACCTGAAGAATTCGTCGGCGAGTTGGGACACGTGCCCGGCGCCGAGCTTGTAGTTCTTAACACCCTCCCCGATCAGCTTGAAAATTTACCCAAAGACCAAACCGTGGTCTTCATTTGCAGAAGTGGCGGCCGTTCCGCTCAAGCGACAGCTTTTGCAAAAATGAATGGCCTCACGCACGTTTATAATATGCAAGGTGGAATGCTGCTTTGGAACCACCTTCAATTGCCTGTTGAAAGATAA
- a CDS encoding M13 family metallopeptidase, which yields MLKLLLASTLALSAQAQSVKTVAPSAKIPDKRTFPLSSEINPCDDFHKYVCDKAENSFKLRPDRRSHTFAFNDSRERLLEIKKKFMKDLPKQKNMDERSEQVRDVYMSCMDTSAKSKAEKAEVARMVQEISQIKTAQELLRYSHANLPKGFGNMVFLWASPNLDDPKKMDAMLYANFMLLPDHKYYEQPELLKEYESLLALFLQNIEPQIKKTEALSRAKAMVDFEKEFIKTYPVTAVRHQRWSEKRVSTQADLIKKYPQLYLQPLFEKTPPAVLVNTPIPEALDFINVQLEKQPLQVWKDIYLYKALSDQMDDGYPKFFKAGFDFEKKFFGGPEKRPDRQERCTTTASNYFMKEIDAALVDKVFPQFDESKVHEVGARIRQSILDGLEANKWLSKEGKKEAIAKIKTARLQLVKPHTDKEWDFIPLRKYSKTNYVQNMHTYSEARWEKNMTELREPANQDAWGMGPLTVNAYYSSNENKFVLPIGILQYPFYDKDGSVIENLGAVGAVMGHELGHSIDDSGSRYDSQGRLRQWMTTKDIMEFNLRGQKMIDQFNQIGHDGKLTLGENVADLVGLTFAYNAAFPKGQGTEKDKKDFFIAYGRLWCTVIRPDFDKLMRKTDPHSAGWARINEQVKHQPAFAETFQCKPGDKMTLQPQERVQIW from the coding sequence ATGCTCAAACTCCTCTTGGCTTCAACCCTTGCTCTCTCTGCCCAAGCTCAATCCGTGAAAACTGTCGCACCTTCCGCGAAGATTCCAGACAAAAGAACCTTCCCGTTAAGTTCCGAGATCAACCCTTGTGATGACTTTCACAAATACGTTTGCGACAAGGCCGAGAATTCATTCAAATTGCGACCGGACCGACGCAGCCATACCTTTGCCTTTAATGACTCGCGCGAAAGACTTTTAGAGATCAAAAAGAAATTTATGAAAGATCTGCCCAAACAAAAAAATATGGATGAGCGCAGTGAGCAAGTGCGCGACGTCTACATGTCCTGCATGGATACGTCGGCGAAAAGCAAAGCCGAGAAGGCGGAAGTGGCTCGTATGGTCCAAGAGATCAGTCAGATTAAAACAGCCCAAGAATTGCTTCGCTATTCGCATGCAAATTTACCAAAGGGCTTTGGCAATATGGTCTTTTTGTGGGCGTCTCCGAACTTAGATGATCCGAAAAAGATGGATGCGATGCTTTACGCAAACTTCATGCTTTTGCCGGATCATAAATATTACGAACAACCAGAACTTCTGAAAGAATATGAATCTTTGTTGGCCCTGTTCCTTCAGAACATTGAACCGCAGATCAAAAAAACAGAAGCTCTGTCCCGCGCCAAAGCGATGGTCGACTTCGAAAAAGAGTTTATCAAAACCTATCCGGTCACAGCCGTACGCCACCAACGTTGGAGCGAAAAACGGGTAAGTACGCAGGCGGATCTTATAAAAAAATATCCGCAGCTTTATCTACAACCTCTGTTTGAGAAAACTCCCCCGGCAGTGCTTGTCAATACGCCCATTCCCGAGGCATTGGATTTTATCAATGTTCAACTTGAAAAACAGCCCCTGCAAGTTTGGAAGGATATTTACCTGTATAAAGCTTTAAGCGATCAAATGGATGATGGTTATCCGAAGTTTTTTAAAGCCGGATTTGATTTTGAAAAGAAATTCTTCGGCGGACCTGAAAAGCGTCCCGATCGCCAAGAACGATGTACAACCACAGCCAGCAACTACTTCATGAAAGAGATCGATGCAGCCCTCGTTGATAAGGTCTTCCCCCAATTTGACGAAAGCAAAGTCCACGAAGTCGGTGCCCGCATCCGGCAAAGTATTCTGGATGGTCTAGAGGCCAACAAATGGCTTTCGAAAGAAGGAAAAAAAGAGGCTATTGCAAAGATTAAAACGGCCCGCTTGCAACTTGTAAAACCTCATACCGACAAAGAGTGGGACTTCATTCCTCTGCGTAAATATTCAAAAACAAACTACGTGCAAAACATGCACACGTATAGCGAAGCTCGTTGGGAAAAGAACATGACCGAGCTGCGCGAGCCCGCCAACCAGGATGCCTGGGGTATGGGGCCTTTAACTGTGAATGCCTACTACAGCAGTAACGAAAACAAGTTCGTTCTTCCCATCGGCATACTTCAATACCCCTTCTATGATAAAGACGGATCGGTGATTGAAAATCTGGGGGCCGTGGGCGCGGTTATGGGACACGAGCTCGGCCACAGCATTGATGACAGCGGCTCCAGATATGATTCTCAGGGACGCCTGCGCCAGTGGATGACGACCAAAGACATTATGGAGTTCAACTTGCGCGGACAAAAAATGATCGATCAGTTCAACCAAATCGGTCATGATGGCAAGCTGACTCTTGGAGAAAATGTCGCCGATCTTGTCGGCTTAACGTTTGCCTACAATGCCGCATTCCCAAAAGGCCAAGGAACTGAAAAAGATAAAAAAGATTTTTTCATCGCCTATGGCCGACTTTGGTGCACGGTGATTCGCCCGGATTTCGACAAGCTGATGCGCAAGACCGATCCGCATTCCGCAGGGTGGGCTCGCATTAACGAACAGGTCAAACACCAGCCTGCTTTCGCGGAAACCTTCCAATGTAAGCCGGGCGATAAAATGACTTTACAGCCTCAGGAGCGGGTGCAAATCTGGTAA
- a CDS encoding membrane lipoprotein lipid attachment site-containing protein translates to MKKFVLLLVATMALTACKTVKIENGEVPDEYLARAKKVEGVYQGSFEGRRGELTIAFQGNRPVLSYKDARGDSFVMPQCQSSVNDLKWAYVTRKGAVESVGFYFDPGVCYMDGREVVLSFSDDYNTIRVSILDRRYFDRRCRWEVTDPRYGPREICEVTQRDVTLNGKFSR, encoded by the coding sequence ATGAAAAAATTTGTTTTGCTTTTAGTCGCCACAATGGCTTTGACGGCTTGTAAGACAGTCAAAATTGAAAATGGTGAAGTGCCGGACGAATATTTGGCGCGTGCGAAAAAGGTGGAAGGGGTTTATCAGGGGTCTTTTGAGGGACGCCGTGGGGAGCTGACAATTGCCTTTCAGGGGAACAGACCCGTTCTTTCTTATAAAGATGCTCGTGGTGACAGCTTCGTGATGCCACAGTGTCAGTCCTCTGTGAATGATTTAAAATGGGCTTATGTCACACGTAAAGGCGCTGTGGAGTCCGTAGGGTTCTACTTTGATCCAGGCGTTTGTTATATGGATGGACGCGAGGTTGTCTTAAGTTTCAGCGATGACTACAACACCATCCGTGTTAGCATCCTGGACCGCCGTTATTTCGATCGTCGTTGCCGCTGGGAAGTGACGGACCCTCGTTATGGCCCACGCGAAATCTGCGAGGTCACGCAACGTGATGTGACTTTGAACGGTAAATTCTCTCGTTAA
- a CDS encoding PIF1 family ATP-dependent DNA helicase encodes MSKTPVDLSLEQSSALELLRSGENVFLTGGAGSGKSFLIRHFMKELDPKEMPILASTGAAAVLLGGRTFHSFFGLGIMEGGPDATYNRAAKDTKLMARLRKVEGVIIDEISMIPGQALMIAEALSQRARESKLPWGGLRIISVGDFAQLPPVTQTGQRDWCFLNAVWQQSGFQNVKLSHNQRVSDNLFLDILSDVRHGLTTERVRDFLNEHLQDHDEDHPGTRLFPRKIAADNFNQKKLKELDEEEITIDSIYFGSEKHVEILQKSAPVPLKLVLKLGCRVMFLQNDPQKRWVNGTRGVVTDITADKVTVKKDGGREVQVEKTSFAIQDAEGNIMAQVVQFPLTLAYATTIHKSQGATLDDLWCDLSSLWEPGHAYVALSRLRSAEGLHLIGWNPRSIIVDPKVLDFYSRLG; translated from the coding sequence ATGTCTAAAACTCCTGTCGATCTTTCTTTAGAACAATCGAGTGCCTTGGAACTACTTCGTTCTGGCGAGAACGTTTTTCTGACGGGCGGAGCCGGTAGTGGCAAAAGTTTTCTTATTCGCCACTTCATGAAAGAACTCGATCCCAAAGAAATGCCCATCTTAGCAAGTACCGGAGCTGCCGCTGTCCTTTTGGGGGGCAGAACATTTCATAGTTTCTTTGGCTTGGGTATCATGGAGGGCGGCCCTGATGCCACCTACAATCGGGCGGCTAAAGACACAAAACTGATGGCAAGACTGCGAAAAGTGGAAGGTGTGATTATCGACGAGATTTCGATGATTCCCGGGCAGGCCCTGATGATCGCAGAAGCCCTTTCGCAAAGAGCCCGCGAATCAAAACTTCCTTGGGGTGGTTTGCGTATTATCTCCGTTGGCGACTTTGCGCAATTGCCTCCGGTTACTCAAACGGGACAGCGCGATTGGTGTTTTTTAAATGCCGTCTGGCAACAAAGCGGTTTTCAAAACGTTAAACTTTCACACAACCAACGAGTCTCGGATAATTTATTTTTGGATATTCTGAGCGATGTTCGTCATGGTCTGACCACCGAACGAGTTCGTGATTTTTTAAACGAGCACCTTCAGGATCACGACGAAGATCATCCCGGAACACGTCTTTTTCCTCGCAAGATCGCGGCGGATAACTTTAATCAGAAGAAATTAAAAGAGCTGGATGAAGAGGAAATCACCATTGATTCGATTTACTTTGGTTCAGAAAAGCATGTCGAAATCCTGCAAAAATCAGCGCCAGTGCCTTTGAAGTTAGTGTTGAAACTGGGATGCCGGGTGATGTTTTTGCAAAACGATCCACAAAAGCGTTGGGTGAATGGCACAAGGGGCGTGGTTACGGATATCACCGCAGACAAAGTCACTGTTAAAAAGGATGGCGGGCGAGAAGTGCAGGTTGAGAAAACCTCTTTCGCGATTCAGGATGCGGAAGGAAATATCATGGCCCAAGTTGTTCAGTTTCCTCTGACTTTGGCTTACGCCACGACGATTCATAAAAGCCAAGGGGCGACGCTAGATGATCTATGGTGTGACTTAAGTTCCCTTTGGGAGCCAGGGCATGCGTATGTGGCGCTCAGTCGTTTGCGATCGGCAGAAGGCTTGCATCTTATCGGGTGGAATCCCCGATCTATTATTGTCGACCCTAAAGTCCTCGATTTTTACAGTCGTTTAGGTTGA